A genomic region of Papaver somniferum cultivar HN1 chromosome 7, ASM357369v1, whole genome shotgun sequence contains the following coding sequences:
- the LOC113299351 gene encoding probable WRKY transcription factor 11, with translation MAVDLFGYSKMDEQIQLQEEAAAGLRGMEHILRIMQTQQQLQQQKQQQTQEIDCREITDFTVSKFKKVISVLNRTGHARFRKAPTASTSSSMATPFFNQIQNQNHSQTLISSNPSFSLNPTATITPVRHQNQALIPMIQPIQSQSIQSQHQSLTLDFTKPNKLINSSSYKSMSCDTSPPNSNTVTTTSSSFMSTITTGDGSVSNGKLFAPPAAAPAVSAGKPPLSSSYRKKCHGHHDHCGDSGKYSVSSNGSRCHCSKRRKSRVKKTIRVPAISSKMADIPPDEYSWRKYGQKPIKGSPYPRGYYKCSSLRGCPARKHVERAQDDPSMLIVTYEGEHRHSQNSSNNNATNNNNNSSKVNEPSGVIVAANMVLESAC, from the exons AtggcagttgatttatttgggtATTCGAAAATGGATGAACAAATACAACTccaagaagaagcagcagcaggatTAAGAGGTATGGAACATATCTTAAGAATAATGCAAACTCAACAACAGCTACAGCAGCAAAAACAACAGCAAACTCAAGAGATAGATTGTAGAGAAATTACTGATTTCACAGTGTCTAAATTCAAGAAGGTTATCTCAGTTTTAAATCGTACTGGTCATGCTAGATTTCGCAAAGCTCCTACAGCATCAACTTCATCATCAATGGCAACACCCTTTTTCAACCAAATTCAGAATCAAAATCATAGTCAAACCCTAATCTCTTCGAATCCATCTTTTTCGTTAAATCCAACAGCGACAATCACACCTGTTAGACATCAGAATCAAGCTCTTATTCCGATGATTCAACCGATTCAATCTCAGTCGATTCAATCTCAGCATCAATCTTTAACGCTTGATTTCACTAAACCTAACAAGCTAATAAACTCATCTAGCTACAAGAGCATGAGTTGTGATACATCACCACCTAACTCAAATACTGTTACAACTACAAGTTCATCGTTCATGTCGACCATAACTACTGGGGATGGCAGTGTTTCTAATGGAAAGCTTTTTGCACCACCGGCTGCTGCTCCGGCTGTATCTGCCGGGAAACCACCATTGTCATCGTCTTACCGGAAGAAATGTCATGGTCACCATGATCATTGCGGTGATTCTGGGAAATACTCAGTCTCTTCCAATGGCAGTCGTTGCCATTGTTCTAAACGAAG AAAATCAAGAGTGAAGAAAACAATTAGGGTTCCAGCAATCAGTTCAAAGATGGCAGATATTCCACCAGATGAATACTCATGGAGAAAGTATGGACAAAAACCCATTAAAGGATCACCATATCCAAG GGGGTATTATAAATGCAGTAGTTTAAGAGGATGTCCAGCAAGGAAACATGTGGAGAGAGCTCAAGATGATCCATCGATGTTAATTGTGACATACGAAGGAGAACACAGACATTCACAGAATTCCTCTAATAATAATGCAACaaataacaacaacaattcaTCAAAGGTGAATGAACCTTCTGGTGTTATTGTGGCTGCTAATATGGTTCTTGAATCTGCTTGTTAG